From Pieris rapae chromosome 3, ilPieRapa1.1, whole genome shotgun sequence, a single genomic window includes:
- the LOC110997679 gene encoding organic cation transporter protein, whose translation MEEHHTDGVEALLTALGPFGWWQRGAVLLLLLPNLLAPMYSLNYVFVADRVPFRCLVPECEEAHSARFSNATAARLVQSDACRRPAPRRPGFRTCDPTNFDADHSVPCEQILYENRDTVFAEFDLACREWRRTLIGTVRNAALPLALLLTGYVSDGWGRRTAFCVFGAFAGVLGLVKSFAPNYNSYIALEFLEAALGYGFNSAAYVIMVEIARPSLRAVFACATGVAYGLGGILFAETARRIPQWRSLLRVVYSPALVLPAYWLLLDESVRWLHATGRADEAAAVVRKAARWNKVVIDESFINESLTSSGKTGGTNVWIAIGQVVRSRALVLRLLACCSCWIMAAFIYYGLTINSIALAGNKYTNFALNMAMEVAASLLIMMALERIGRKITISVAFSLCGFAAVLPFFIGPGMTQRVMHFVGKLAITFAFNSLYVFTAELFPTDARSSSLAAASLVGRIGSVLAPQTPLLSANAQAAAYGGAAAVGALAAALMPETRRTPLPQRARDAEELRCYPPPPVPMRPPLRSVAPQAPPGPALTRIMCPSI comes from the exons ATGGAAGAGCACCACACGGACGGAGTGGAAGCGTTATTGACGGCGCTGGGCCCCTTCGGCTGGTGGCAACGCGGCGCTGTGCTGCTGCTGCTTCTGCCCAACTTGTTGGCGCCGATGTACTCCCTCAATTACGTCTTCGTCGCTGACCGTGTGCCCTTCAG GTGCCTGGTGCCAGAATGCGAGGAGGCGCACAGCGCGCGGTTCTCCAACGCCACCGCGGCTCGGCTCGTTCAGAGCGACGCCTGCCGCCGCCCGGCACCGCGCCGCCCCGGCTTTCGTACCTGCGACCCAACCAACTTCGATGCTGACCACAGCGTGCCTTGTGAACAGATCCTCTATGAAAATCGAGATACAGTATTCGCCGAG TTCGATTTGGCGTGCCGCGAGTGGCGGCGAACCCTGATAGGCACAGTGCGCAACGCGGCCCTGCCGCTAGCTCTGCTGCTCACGGGCTACGTCTCAGACGG GTGGGGTCGCCGCACGGCGTTCTGCGTTTTCGGGGCGTTCGCAGGAGTGCTCGGACTCGTGAAGTCGTTCGCGCCAAACTACAATTCGTACATAGCCCTCGAGTTCCTCGAGGCGGCACTCGGCTACGGCTTCAACAGCGCCGCGTACGTGATAA TGGTGGAGATCGCCAGGCCGTCCCTTCGGGCGGTGTTCGCATGCGCAACGGGCGTGGCATACGGGCTAGGGGGCATACTGTTCGCGGAGACGGCGAGGCGCATCCCACAATGGCGCAGTCTACTGCGCGTCGTATACTCTCCCGCACTGGTGCTGCCCGCCTACTGGCTTTTATTGGACGAAAGCGTACGCTGGCTGCATGCGACCGGTCGTGCCGATGAAGCGGCCGCCGTCGTCAGGAAAGCCGCTCGATGGAATAAG gTTGTTATAgatgaaagttttattaacgAATCGTTGACGTCGTCGGGAAAGACGGGCGGGACCAACGTATGGATCGCAATAGGACAGGTGGTGCGATCTCGTGCCTTGGTCCTTCGTCTACTGGCGTGCTGCAGTTGCTGGATAATGGCCGCCTTCATCTACTACGGCCTCACCATCAACTCTATCGCACTAGctggaaataaatacactaaCTTTGCCCTGAACATGGCCATGGAGGTCGCCGCGTCACTACTCATCATGATGGCTCTGGAACGCATCGGGCGAAAGATCACGATTTCCGTCGCTTTTTCGCTGTGCGGCTTTGCCGCTGTCCTTCCGTTCTTTATAG GTCCGGGGATGACCCAAAGAGTGATGCACTTCGTGGGCAAGCTGGCGATCACGTTCGCTTTCAACTCACTCTACGTCTTTACGGCGGAGCTGTTCCCGACGGACGCGCGCTCGTCTTCTCTAGCGGCCGCGTCTCTCGTCGGTCGAATCGGCTCAGTGCTAGCGCCACAGACCCCGCTGCTAAGTGCGAACGCTCAAGCCGCGGCATACGGTGGGGCGGCGGCTGTCGGTGCACTAGCGGCGGCGCTGATGCCAGAGACGCGACGCACTCCTCTGCCACAGCGCGCTCGCGACGCCGAGGAACTGCGGTGCTACCCTCCGCCACCCGTCCCGATGCGCCCACCTCTGCGCAGCGTCGCACCCCAAGCACCTCCCGGCCCTGCGCTGACCAGGATAATGTGCCCGAGTATTTGA